One Halomonas sp. THAF5a genomic region harbors:
- a CDS encoding methionine ABC transporter ATP-binding protein codes for MIRLHDVSKTYYPKGRSGGPNAVTALKHANLHVPKGEIHGVIGLSGAGKSTLIRCVNLLERPTTGTVTVDGQELTALSGAALNQARHRIGMIFQHFNLLTSRTVFDNVALPLELMGMKRAEIKERVLPLLELVGLADKARQYPAQLSGGQKQRVAIARALASRPKVLLCDEATSALDPHTTGSILELLRDINRKLGLTILLITHEMEVVKSICHRVSLISDGELVEEAEVGDFFTAPRTRLGRDFLNDFLELEPPQALIERLEETPGPTSHPVVRLAFSGDAVSTPLISRLARECGVDVSILQAKVESIQDRTLGLMIAELMGPAEKTREALDYLESHDLQVEVLGHVQRDD; via the coding sequence ATGATTCGACTACACGACGTTTCCAAGACCTATTACCCCAAGGGGCGCAGTGGCGGCCCCAACGCGGTGACGGCGCTCAAACACGCCAACCTGCACGTGCCCAAGGGCGAGATCCACGGCGTGATCGGCCTCTCCGGTGCCGGCAAGTCCACGCTGATTCGCTGCGTCAACCTGCTCGAACGCCCCACCACGGGCACCGTGACCGTGGACGGCCAGGAGCTGACTGCCCTCTCCGGTGCGGCGCTCAACCAGGCACGCCACCGCATCGGCATGATCTTCCAGCATTTCAACCTGCTGACCTCGCGCACCGTCTTCGACAACGTCGCCCTGCCGCTTGAACTGATGGGCATGAAGCGCGCCGAGATCAAGGAGCGGGTGCTGCCGCTGCTCGAGCTGGTGGGCCTGGCCGACAAGGCGCGCCAGTACCCCGCCCAGCTCTCCGGTGGCCAGAAGCAGCGCGTGGCGATCGCCCGAGCGCTGGCCAGCCGCCCCAAGGTGCTGCTCTGCGACGAGGCCACCTCGGCGCTGGACCCCCACACCACCGGCTCAATCCTCGAGCTGCTGCGCGACATCAACCGCAAGCTCGGCCTGACCATCCTGCTGATCACCCACGAGATGGAGGTGGTGAAGTCGATCTGCCACCGGGTCAGCCTGATCTCCGACGGCGAGCTCGTCGAGGAAGCCGAGGTGGGCGACTTCTTCACCGCGCCCCGCACCCGGCTCGGCCGCGACTTCCTCAACGACTTCCTCGAGCTCGAGCCGCCCCAGGCGCTGATCGAGCGCCTCGAGGAGACGCCCGGCCCCACCAGCCACCCGGTGGTGCGCCTCGCCTTCTCGGGCGACGCCGTCTCGACCCCGTTGATCTCGCGACTGGCCCGCGAGTGCGGCGTCGACGTCAGCATCCTCCAGGCCAAGGTGGAGTCGATCCAGGATCGCACCCTGGGCCTGATGATCGCCGAACTGATGGGGCCGGCGGAGAAGACCCGCGAAGCCCTGGACTATCTCGAATCCCACGACCTGCAGGTGGAGGTGCTCGGCCATGTCCAGCGCGATGATTGA
- a CDS encoding methionine ABC transporter permease: protein MSSAMIELILEATLDTLYMVAVSGVISALVGIPLGVLLYVTRPRQILAEPTLNRVLGAITNIGRSIPFIILMVAIIPLTRTLVGTSIGTNAAAVPLTIAAIPFVARLVEGALNEIPPGLVEAAQSMGATPWQIITKVLVPEARGGIFTALTVTAVTLVSYSAMAGAVGGGGLGDLGIRYGYNRFNPTIMLITVVILVVMVQGFQSLGDYLVRKSDHK from the coding sequence ATGTCCAGCGCGATGATTGAACTGATTCTCGAGGCCACCCTCGACACCCTCTACATGGTGGCGGTCTCGGGGGTGATCTCGGCCCTCGTCGGCATCCCTCTAGGCGTGCTGCTCTACGTCACCCGGCCGCGGCAGATACTCGCCGAGCCCACCCTCAACCGGGTGCTGGGCGCCATCACCAACATCGGCCGCTCCATCCCCTTCATCATCCTGATGGTCGCCATCATTCCGCTGACGCGGACGCTGGTGGGCACCTCGATCGGGACCAACGCCGCCGCCGTGCCGCTGACCATCGCCGCGATACCCTTCGTGGCACGCCTGGTCGAGGGGGCGCTCAACGAGATCCCGCCGGGGCTCGTCGAGGCCGCCCAGTCCATGGGCGCCACGCCCTGGCAGATCATCACCAAGGTGCTGGTGCCCGAGGCGCGCGGCGGCATCTTCACCGCCCTGACGGTGACCGCCGTCACCCTGGTCAGCTACTCGGCCATGGCCGGCGCCGTGGGTGGCGGCGGGCTCGGCGACCTGGGCATCCGCTATGGCTACAACCGCTTCAACCCCACCATCATGCTGATCACCGTGGTGATCCTGGTGGTGATGGTGCAGGGCTTCCAGAGCCTGGGCGATTATCTGGTGCGCAAGAGCGACCATAAGTGA